In Microplitis mediator isolate UGA2020A chromosome 2, iyMicMedi2.1, whole genome shotgun sequence, a single window of DNA contains:
- the LOC130678385 gene encoding ubinuclein-2-like isoform X2, producing the protein MSESVKRVPTQSLELPGSLGNANKKEKKREKGKQLAPSFRLELSLDDKNETAYAEFNYTHLLKTAEKKRSKENKNTNGQDPFDDDDDDDETREIAKRFEAKYGTTNSLKNKKKKYYDDVDLGAGYDENDSFIDNTDAYDEVVPLGVTTAHGGFYINSGPLEFDVKEGEISLSRTLNNLNNDDSSSSESSDDDEDSNSPVPKRRDSRLISSSDEDDEEIVEPAPKKSKLDENGEKKVNYDNMIKKKKKLLTEQQQQPQQPQQQQQQQSVDSSNKQKNVDDKRDHMEVDIASDNNQDQRKKLSCDVIKPKDTAKKFVKKPMANGLDDSKKLDNGKKLSVKDSNIDDAIDSVVNDRKVDDDDSRDTEDSSKSRCVAGTSSECEDGDKIDNRVPDNLPEEIKDIINKLKKHVESNKDGKMKFFDSYANAAILSLDTKLRQLDSPAVKNQVYAHLAPFMSCSKITLTNRIKKLSLAEAENKVREPTERLKGIIEQMMPSAVQKYEEECRRVAEDKSLEASLSDEDSSDGNEKPPKKPNFPRKRFPWTTEAKKAVCDIATAWQQYYKVRRPRKENMESFVSAFMESKILPLWPKGWITLETLLKYSNPDTTGKRKPKKSKDNVQANNIQLTTNNCSPRLENPSNTSSLIQQERSKTPTNLKSSSLENINYTSPSQSVKSSEVTTATAAAAGSTERKQSNNSSKHKDKIRESSTSSSQHDISGAAPIAKISVVPTSQLMAQKPAKAHSDKFNPLNLTSSTVSITPVNDYQKANKLDDNKKDVVSITPFSDVPAHPPDLSLGRLSIAGSFGVSNNPGSKSLTLKHRILHDNVDKRIDDRDVIDAVGGDTKDKKRDRWVEERYKSGDIKKRRKDIKAIELNQQSCSITKHEVSSILQPKSGLSQEEIDRQIEETEAATNYLSQIINDESRRSANDSKRKESSLIDDSMEFASTFPPSEQDKDVQMVMRSLKELQELQENKYSPSNSPLQKSKSSHQYVGFSDDYHRHYHNKKDDKLNKIPKDEPPSFFLSRD; encoded by the exons aAAAAGAGAAGCAAGGAAAACAAAAATACCAATGGGCAGGACCCatttgatgatgatgatgacgatgatgagACGAGGGAGATTGCTAAAAGATTTGAAGCTAAATAT gGTACGACGAATtcgctgaaaaataaaaagaaaaagtattATGATGATGTAGATCTTGGAGCTGGTTATGATGAAAATGATTCTTTTATCGATAATACAGACGCc tacGATGAAGTTGTTCCTCTTGGAGTAACAACAGCGCATGGAGGTTTTTACATCAATAGTGGACCACTAGAATTCGATGTCAAAGAAGGAGAGATTTCTCTGTCACGTACTCTAAATAATCTTAACAACGATGATTCAAGCAGCAGTGAGAGTAGTGACGATGATGAAGACAGTAATAGTCCGGTGCCTAAAAGAAGAGACAGCCGATTAATCAGTTCATCTGATGAAGATGACGAAGAAATCGTCGAACCAGCTCCTAAA aaatcaAAATTAGATGAGAATGGagagaaaaaagttaattatgataatatgattaagaaaaaaaagaaacttttaacagaacaacagcaacaaccaCAACAaccacaacaacaacaacagcagcaatcTGTAGATAgttcaaataaacaaaaaaatgttgatgaTAAACGTGATCATATGGAAGTTGATATTGCGTCTGACAATAATCAAGatcagagaaaaaaattatcctgtGATGTTATTAAGCCAAAAGATACtgcgaaaaaatttgttaaaaaaccaATGGCTAATGGTTTAGatgatagtaaaaaattagataatggaaaaaaattgtcggTTAAGGATAGTAATATTGATGACGCTATTGATAGTGTCGTTAATGATCGTAAGGTCGATGATGATGACAGTAGAGACACCGAAGACTCCAGTAAGTCACGTTGTGTTGCTGGTACGTCATCTGAGTGTGAGGATGGAGATAAAATCGATAATCGTGTGCCTGATAATTTACCCGAGGAAATTAaagatattattaataaattaaaaaagcatgTGGAGAGCAATAAGGatggaaaaatgaaattttttgactcttATGCCAACGCTGCGATActcag TTTGGATACAAAATTAAGGCAATTGGATTCGCCAGCAGTTAAGAATCAGGTTTACGCACATCTTGCTCCTTTTATGTCGTGCAGTAAAATAACTCTAACAaatcgaattaaaaaattaagcctTGCGGAAGCGGAAAATAAAGTACGAGAACCAACAGAAag GTTGAAGGGGATAATTGAACAAATGATGCCGTCAGCTGTCCAGAAGTATGAAGAAGAATGTCGTAGGGTGGCTGAAGACAA GAGTTTAGAAGCTTCATTATCTGATGAAGACAGCAGCGATGGTAATGAAAAACCACCCAAGAAGCCAAATTTCCCACGTAAACGATTCCCGTGGACAACTGAAGCCAA gAAAGCAGTTTGTGACATCGCAACAGCATGGCAGCAATATTACAAAGTCCGAAGAccaagaaaagaaaatatggAATCATTTGTTTCGGCTTTCAtggaaagtaaaattttaccGCTTTGGCCTAAAGGCTGGATAACGTTAGAAACTTTATTAAAGTACTCCAATCCAGATACAAc TGGCAAAAGAAAACCGAAAAAATCAAAGGATAATGTGCAAgcaaataatattcaattaactACAAATAATTGTTCACCGAGACTGGAAAATCCGTCAAATACCAGCAGTTTAATTCAACAAGAACGTTCTAAGACAccaacaaatttaaaaagttcttCTTTAGAGAACATAAATTATACGTCACCAAGTCAAAGTGTTAAATCATCAGAAGTTACGACAGCAACTGCAGCAGCAGCTGGATCAACTGAAAGAAAACAAAGTAATAACAGTAGTAAACATAAAGATAAAATACGAGAAAGTTCGACGTCGTCTAGTCAGCATGATATCAGTGGAGCAGCACCAATAGCTAAAATATCAGTAGTACCCACATCTCAATTGATGGCACAAAAACCTGCTAAAGCTcattcagataaatttaatccGCTTAATTTAACTAGTAGTACTGTCTCAATAACGCCTGTCAATGATTATCAGAAAGCAAATAAGCTAgatgacaataaaaaagaTGTTGTTTCAATTACACCATTTTCAGATGTTCCTGCACATCCACCAGATTTATCACTTGGAAGACTATCTATTGCTGGATCTTTTGGAGTATCTAATAATCCTGGATCAAAATCTCTGACACTTAAACACCGGATACTTCATGATAACGTTGATAAGAGGATAGACGATCGTGATGTTATTGATGCTGTTGGTGGTGATACGAAAGATAAAAAACGTGATCGTTGGGTTGAAGAAAGATACAAATCGGGTGATATTAAAAAACGACGTAAAGACATTAAAGCTATAGAACTTAATCAACAATCTTGTTCGATTACTAAACACGAAGTCTCGAGTATTCTTCAACCTAAATCAGGACTGTCTCAAGAAGAGATTGACAGGCAGATTGAAGAAACAGAAGCTGCTACGAATTATCTCAGCCAGATAATAAATGACGAGTCTCGGAGATCAGCAAATGACAGTAAACGTAAAGAATCTAGTTTGATTGATGACAGCATGGAATTTGCTAGCACATTTCCTCCTAGTGAACAGGATAAGGATGTACAAATGGTGATGCGATCGTTAAAAGAACTCCAAGAACTTCAAGAGAATAAATATTCCCCAAGTAATTCGCCGTTACAAAAATCTAAATCTTCTCATCAGTATGTCGGTTTTTCTGATGATTACCATCGACATTATCACAATAAAAAGGACGATAAATTGAACAAAATACCAAAAGATGAACCACcgtcattttttttgtcacgtgattaa
- the LOC130678385 gene encoding ubinuclein-2-like isoform X1, whose amino-acid sequence MSESVKRVPTQSLELPGSLGNANKKEKKREKGKQLAPSFRLELSLDDKNETAYAEFNYTHLLKTAEKKRSKENKNTNGQDPFDDDDDDDETREIAKRFEAKYGTTNSLKNKKKKYYDDVDLGAGYDENDSFIDNTDAYDEVVPLGVTTAHGGFYINSGPLEFDVKEGEISLSRTLNNLNNDDSSSSESSDDDEDSNSPVPKRRDSRLISSSDEDDEEIVEPAPKKSKLDENGEKKVNYDNMIKKKKKLLTEQQQQPQQPQQQQQQQSVDSSNKQKNVDDKRDHMEVDIASDNNQDQRKKLSCDVIKPKDTAKKFVKKPMANGLDDSKKLDNGKKLSVKDSNIDDAIDSVVNDRKVDDDDSRDTEDSSKSRCVAGTSSECEDGDKIDNRVPDNLPEEIKDIINKLKKHVESNKDGKMKFFDSYANAAILSLDTKLRQLDSPAVKNQVYAHLAPFMSCSKITLTNRIKKLSLAEAENKVREPTERLKGIIEQMMPSAVQKYEEECRRVAEDNPHLYWEIYRYCGSLEASLSDEDSSDGNEKPPKKPNFPRKRFPWTTEAKKAVCDIATAWQQYYKVRRPRKENMESFVSAFMESKILPLWPKGWITLETLLKYSNPDTTGKRKPKKSKDNVQANNIQLTTNNCSPRLENPSNTSSLIQQERSKTPTNLKSSSLENINYTSPSQSVKSSEVTTATAAAAGSTERKQSNNSSKHKDKIRESSTSSSQHDISGAAPIAKISVVPTSQLMAQKPAKAHSDKFNPLNLTSSTVSITPVNDYQKANKLDDNKKDVVSITPFSDVPAHPPDLSLGRLSIAGSFGVSNNPGSKSLTLKHRILHDNVDKRIDDRDVIDAVGGDTKDKKRDRWVEERYKSGDIKKRRKDIKAIELNQQSCSITKHEVSSILQPKSGLSQEEIDRQIEETEAATNYLSQIINDESRRSANDSKRKESSLIDDSMEFASTFPPSEQDKDVQMVMRSLKELQELQENKYSPSNSPLQKSKSSHQYVGFSDDYHRHYHNKKDDKLNKIPKDEPPSFFLSRD is encoded by the exons aAAAAGAGAAGCAAGGAAAACAAAAATACCAATGGGCAGGACCCatttgatgatgatgatgacgatgatgagACGAGGGAGATTGCTAAAAGATTTGAAGCTAAATAT gGTACGACGAATtcgctgaaaaataaaaagaaaaagtattATGATGATGTAGATCTTGGAGCTGGTTATGATGAAAATGATTCTTTTATCGATAATACAGACGCc tacGATGAAGTTGTTCCTCTTGGAGTAACAACAGCGCATGGAGGTTTTTACATCAATAGTGGACCACTAGAATTCGATGTCAAAGAAGGAGAGATTTCTCTGTCACGTACTCTAAATAATCTTAACAACGATGATTCAAGCAGCAGTGAGAGTAGTGACGATGATGAAGACAGTAATAGTCCGGTGCCTAAAAGAAGAGACAGCCGATTAATCAGTTCATCTGATGAAGATGACGAAGAAATCGTCGAACCAGCTCCTAAA aaatcaAAATTAGATGAGAATGGagagaaaaaagttaattatgataatatgattaagaaaaaaaagaaacttttaacagaacaacagcaacaaccaCAACAaccacaacaacaacaacagcagcaatcTGTAGATAgttcaaataaacaaaaaaatgttgatgaTAAACGTGATCATATGGAAGTTGATATTGCGTCTGACAATAATCAAGatcagagaaaaaaattatcctgtGATGTTATTAAGCCAAAAGATACtgcgaaaaaatttgttaaaaaaccaATGGCTAATGGTTTAGatgatagtaaaaaattagataatggaaaaaaattgtcggTTAAGGATAGTAATATTGATGACGCTATTGATAGTGTCGTTAATGATCGTAAGGTCGATGATGATGACAGTAGAGACACCGAAGACTCCAGTAAGTCACGTTGTGTTGCTGGTACGTCATCTGAGTGTGAGGATGGAGATAAAATCGATAATCGTGTGCCTGATAATTTACCCGAGGAAATTAaagatattattaataaattaaaaaagcatgTGGAGAGCAATAAGGatggaaaaatgaaattttttgactcttATGCCAACGCTGCGATActcag TTTGGATACAAAATTAAGGCAATTGGATTCGCCAGCAGTTAAGAATCAGGTTTACGCACATCTTGCTCCTTTTATGTCGTGCAGTAAAATAACTCTAACAaatcgaattaaaaaattaagcctTGCGGAAGCGGAAAATAAAGTACGAGAACCAACAGAAag GTTGAAGGGGATAATTGAACAAATGATGCCGTCAGCTGTCCAGAAGTATGAAGAAGAATGTCGTAGGGTGGCTGAAGACAA CCCTCACTTATACTGGGAGATATACCGGTACTGTGG GAGTTTAGAAGCTTCATTATCTGATGAAGACAGCAGCGATGGTAATGAAAAACCACCCAAGAAGCCAAATTTCCCACGTAAACGATTCCCGTGGACAACTGAAGCCAA gAAAGCAGTTTGTGACATCGCAACAGCATGGCAGCAATATTACAAAGTCCGAAGAccaagaaaagaaaatatggAATCATTTGTTTCGGCTTTCAtggaaagtaaaattttaccGCTTTGGCCTAAAGGCTGGATAACGTTAGAAACTTTATTAAAGTACTCCAATCCAGATACAAc TGGCAAAAGAAAACCGAAAAAATCAAAGGATAATGTGCAAgcaaataatattcaattaactACAAATAATTGTTCACCGAGACTGGAAAATCCGTCAAATACCAGCAGTTTAATTCAACAAGAACGTTCTAAGACAccaacaaatttaaaaagttcttCTTTAGAGAACATAAATTATACGTCACCAAGTCAAAGTGTTAAATCATCAGAAGTTACGACAGCAACTGCAGCAGCAGCTGGATCAACTGAAAGAAAACAAAGTAATAACAGTAGTAAACATAAAGATAAAATACGAGAAAGTTCGACGTCGTCTAGTCAGCATGATATCAGTGGAGCAGCACCAATAGCTAAAATATCAGTAGTACCCACATCTCAATTGATGGCACAAAAACCTGCTAAAGCTcattcagataaatttaatccGCTTAATTTAACTAGTAGTACTGTCTCAATAACGCCTGTCAATGATTATCAGAAAGCAAATAAGCTAgatgacaataaaaaagaTGTTGTTTCAATTACACCATTTTCAGATGTTCCTGCACATCCACCAGATTTATCACTTGGAAGACTATCTATTGCTGGATCTTTTGGAGTATCTAATAATCCTGGATCAAAATCTCTGACACTTAAACACCGGATACTTCATGATAACGTTGATAAGAGGATAGACGATCGTGATGTTATTGATGCTGTTGGTGGTGATACGAAAGATAAAAAACGTGATCGTTGGGTTGAAGAAAGATACAAATCGGGTGATATTAAAAAACGACGTAAAGACATTAAAGCTATAGAACTTAATCAACAATCTTGTTCGATTACTAAACACGAAGTCTCGAGTATTCTTCAACCTAAATCAGGACTGTCTCAAGAAGAGATTGACAGGCAGATTGAAGAAACAGAAGCTGCTACGAATTATCTCAGCCAGATAATAAATGACGAGTCTCGGAGATCAGCAAATGACAGTAAACGTAAAGAATCTAGTTTGATTGATGACAGCATGGAATTTGCTAGCACATTTCCTCCTAGTGAACAGGATAAGGATGTACAAATGGTGATGCGATCGTTAAAAGAACTCCAAGAACTTCAAGAGAATAAATATTCCCCAAGTAATTCGCCGTTACAAAAATCTAAATCTTCTCATCAGTATGTCGGTTTTTCTGATGATTACCATCGACATTATCACAATAAAAAGGACGATAAATTGAACAAAATACCAAAAGATGAACCACcgtcattttttttgtcacgtgattaa
- the LOC130678385 gene encoding ubinuclein-2-like isoform X3 produces the protein MSESVKRVPTQSLELPGSLGNANKKEKKREKGKQLAPSFRLELSLDDKNETAYAEFNYTHLLKTAEGTTNSLKNKKKKYYDDVDLGAGYDENDSFIDNTDAYDEVVPLGVTTAHGGFYINSGPLEFDVKEGEISLSRTLNNLNNDDSSSSESSDDDEDSNSPVPKRRDSRLISSSDEDDEEIVEPAPKKSKLDENGEKKVNYDNMIKKKKKLLTEQQQQPQQPQQQQQQQSVDSSNKQKNVDDKRDHMEVDIASDNNQDQRKKLSCDVIKPKDTAKKFVKKPMANGLDDSKKLDNGKKLSVKDSNIDDAIDSVVNDRKVDDDDSRDTEDSSKSRCVAGTSSECEDGDKIDNRVPDNLPEEIKDIINKLKKHVESNKDGKMKFFDSYANAAILSLDTKLRQLDSPAVKNQVYAHLAPFMSCSKITLTNRIKKLSLAEAENKVREPTERLKGIIEQMMPSAVQKYEEECRRVAEDNPHLYWEIYRYCGSLEASLSDEDSSDGNEKPPKKPNFPRKRFPWTTEAKKAVCDIATAWQQYYKVRRPRKENMESFVSAFMESKILPLWPKGWITLETLLKYSNPDTTGKRKPKKSKDNVQANNIQLTTNNCSPRLENPSNTSSLIQQERSKTPTNLKSSSLENINYTSPSQSVKSSEVTTATAAAAGSTERKQSNNSSKHKDKIRESSTSSSQHDISGAAPIAKISVVPTSQLMAQKPAKAHSDKFNPLNLTSSTVSITPVNDYQKANKLDDNKKDVVSITPFSDVPAHPPDLSLGRLSIAGSFGVSNNPGSKSLTLKHRILHDNVDKRIDDRDVIDAVGGDTKDKKRDRWVEERYKSGDIKKRRKDIKAIELNQQSCSITKHEVSSILQPKSGLSQEEIDRQIEETEAATNYLSQIINDESRRSANDSKRKESSLIDDSMEFASTFPPSEQDKDVQMVMRSLKELQELQENKYSPSNSPLQKSKSSHQYVGFSDDYHRHYHNKKDDKLNKIPKDEPPSFFLSRD, from the exons gGTACGACGAATtcgctgaaaaataaaaagaaaaagtattATGATGATGTAGATCTTGGAGCTGGTTATGATGAAAATGATTCTTTTATCGATAATACAGACGCc tacGATGAAGTTGTTCCTCTTGGAGTAACAACAGCGCATGGAGGTTTTTACATCAATAGTGGACCACTAGAATTCGATGTCAAAGAAGGAGAGATTTCTCTGTCACGTACTCTAAATAATCTTAACAACGATGATTCAAGCAGCAGTGAGAGTAGTGACGATGATGAAGACAGTAATAGTCCGGTGCCTAAAAGAAGAGACAGCCGATTAATCAGTTCATCTGATGAAGATGACGAAGAAATCGTCGAACCAGCTCCTAAA aaatcaAAATTAGATGAGAATGGagagaaaaaagttaattatgataatatgattaagaaaaaaaagaaacttttaacagaacaacagcaacaaccaCAACAaccacaacaacaacaacagcagcaatcTGTAGATAgttcaaataaacaaaaaaatgttgatgaTAAACGTGATCATATGGAAGTTGATATTGCGTCTGACAATAATCAAGatcagagaaaaaaattatcctgtGATGTTATTAAGCCAAAAGATACtgcgaaaaaatttgttaaaaaaccaATGGCTAATGGTTTAGatgatagtaaaaaattagataatggaaaaaaattgtcggTTAAGGATAGTAATATTGATGACGCTATTGATAGTGTCGTTAATGATCGTAAGGTCGATGATGATGACAGTAGAGACACCGAAGACTCCAGTAAGTCACGTTGTGTTGCTGGTACGTCATCTGAGTGTGAGGATGGAGATAAAATCGATAATCGTGTGCCTGATAATTTACCCGAGGAAATTAaagatattattaataaattaaaaaagcatgTGGAGAGCAATAAGGatggaaaaatgaaattttttgactcttATGCCAACGCTGCGATActcag TTTGGATACAAAATTAAGGCAATTGGATTCGCCAGCAGTTAAGAATCAGGTTTACGCACATCTTGCTCCTTTTATGTCGTGCAGTAAAATAACTCTAACAaatcgaattaaaaaattaagcctTGCGGAAGCGGAAAATAAAGTACGAGAACCAACAGAAag GTTGAAGGGGATAATTGAACAAATGATGCCGTCAGCTGTCCAGAAGTATGAAGAAGAATGTCGTAGGGTGGCTGAAGACAA CCCTCACTTATACTGGGAGATATACCGGTACTGTGG GAGTTTAGAAGCTTCATTATCTGATGAAGACAGCAGCGATGGTAATGAAAAACCACCCAAGAAGCCAAATTTCCCACGTAAACGATTCCCGTGGACAACTGAAGCCAA gAAAGCAGTTTGTGACATCGCAACAGCATGGCAGCAATATTACAAAGTCCGAAGAccaagaaaagaaaatatggAATCATTTGTTTCGGCTTTCAtggaaagtaaaattttaccGCTTTGGCCTAAAGGCTGGATAACGTTAGAAACTTTATTAAAGTACTCCAATCCAGATACAAc TGGCAAAAGAAAACCGAAAAAATCAAAGGATAATGTGCAAgcaaataatattcaattaactACAAATAATTGTTCACCGAGACTGGAAAATCCGTCAAATACCAGCAGTTTAATTCAACAAGAACGTTCTAAGACAccaacaaatttaaaaagttcttCTTTAGAGAACATAAATTATACGTCACCAAGTCAAAGTGTTAAATCATCAGAAGTTACGACAGCAACTGCAGCAGCAGCTGGATCAACTGAAAGAAAACAAAGTAATAACAGTAGTAAACATAAAGATAAAATACGAGAAAGTTCGACGTCGTCTAGTCAGCATGATATCAGTGGAGCAGCACCAATAGCTAAAATATCAGTAGTACCCACATCTCAATTGATGGCACAAAAACCTGCTAAAGCTcattcagataaatttaatccGCTTAATTTAACTAGTAGTACTGTCTCAATAACGCCTGTCAATGATTATCAGAAAGCAAATAAGCTAgatgacaataaaaaagaTGTTGTTTCAATTACACCATTTTCAGATGTTCCTGCACATCCACCAGATTTATCACTTGGAAGACTATCTATTGCTGGATCTTTTGGAGTATCTAATAATCCTGGATCAAAATCTCTGACACTTAAACACCGGATACTTCATGATAACGTTGATAAGAGGATAGACGATCGTGATGTTATTGATGCTGTTGGTGGTGATACGAAAGATAAAAAACGTGATCGTTGGGTTGAAGAAAGATACAAATCGGGTGATATTAAAAAACGACGTAAAGACATTAAAGCTATAGAACTTAATCAACAATCTTGTTCGATTACTAAACACGAAGTCTCGAGTATTCTTCAACCTAAATCAGGACTGTCTCAAGAAGAGATTGACAGGCAGATTGAAGAAACAGAAGCTGCTACGAATTATCTCAGCCAGATAATAAATGACGAGTCTCGGAGATCAGCAAATGACAGTAAACGTAAAGAATCTAGTTTGATTGATGACAGCATGGAATTTGCTAGCACATTTCCTCCTAGTGAACAGGATAAGGATGTACAAATGGTGATGCGATCGTTAAAAGAACTCCAAGAACTTCAAGAGAATAAATATTCCCCAAGTAATTCGCCGTTACAAAAATCTAAATCTTCTCATCAGTATGTCGGTTTTTCTGATGATTACCATCGACATTATCACAATAAAAAGGACGATAAATTGAACAAAATACCAAAAGATGAACCACcgtcattttttttgtcacgtgattaa
- the LOC130678387 gene encoding uncharacterized protein LOC130678387: protein MKLQLIQFLLASLSANLAIGQEPIVTFDKITTTVVANNPFAGDWSCEISGSGEIGSCKIPMKKDLPDTMRMKGNIEFQGSEVVDFDVTVCEAFENEEVGKDILKHGIPKGEFPQQCPCKAGMDYEISNYKVPKEKIPPGVPDGDFSADLYMYEPGKDPYGTVHIEGKISHELPKPPGLGR, encoded by the exons ATGAAACttcaattaattcaatttttattggcTTCTTTATCAGCCAACTTGGCAATTGGGCAAGAG cCAATAGTgacatttgataaaataacaaCCACTGTTGTGGCAAATAATCCATTTGCTGGTGATTGGTCCTGCGAAATATCTGGTTCAGGAGAAATAGGATCTTGTAAAATTccaatgaaaaaagatttgcCTGACACTATGAGG atGAAAGGGAACATCGAATTTCAAGGAAGTGAAGTTGTAGATTTTGATGTAACTGTTTGTGAAGCATTCGAAAATGAGGAAGTCGGTAAAGATATTCTTAAGCACGGAATACCGAAAGGCGAATTCCCTCAACAGTGTCCATGCAAAgcg gGCATGGATTATGAAATAAGCAACTATAAAGTtcctaaagaaaaaataccaCCAGGTGTACCAGACGGTGACTTTTCTGCTGACCTTTATATGTACGAACCAGGCAAAGATCCTTACGGAACAGTACACATCGAAGGGAAAATATCTCACGAATTACCCAAACCTCCTGGATTGGGAcgttaa